The Cylindrospermopsis curvispora GIHE-G1 genome contains a region encoding:
- a CDS encoding urease accessory protein UreF, whose amino-acid sequence METITLTNSRFLSILQLASPSLPVGAYSYSEGLEVLVENRTIHDRVGLKNWLDSELRYGSIRIDGAVMIRTIQATTLEDLEGLKKWNSWLSAFRDTQELRAASWQMGRSLLQLLGKLSPPITSISNTVGYPCNYAIAFGIGCGHWQIDTRVALLAYLHSWVSNLITAGIKLIPLGQTSGQELLWELQGLLDTTVEEILSLEDDHLSCCSWGLSLASMQHETQYTRLFRS is encoded by the coding sequence ATGGAGACCATCACTCTCACGAATAGTCGTTTTTTGTCTATTTTACAACTAGCCAGTCCCTCTTTACCTGTGGGTGCTTATAGCTATTCTGAGGGATTAGAAGTGCTCGTGGAAAATAGGACTATTCACGACAGGGTTGGACTGAAAAATTGGTTAGATTCCGAATTGCGCTACGGCTCAATTCGTATTGATGGTGCAGTTATGATTAGAACCATACAAGCCACTACTTTGGAAGATTTAGAAGGGTTGAAAAAATGGAACTCTTGGTTGTCTGCTTTTAGAGATACACAAGAACTGCGCGCTGCTAGTTGGCAAATGGGAAGATCTCTCTTACAATTATTGGGCAAGTTATCACCCCCAATTACATCCATATCCAATACGGTTGGTTATCCTTGTAACTATGCGATCGCCTTTGGTATTGGCTGTGGACACTGGCAAATTGATACTCGGGTAGCGTTGTTGGCATATTTACATAGCTGGGTGAGTAATTTAATTACAGCAGGCATAAAACTCATTCCCTTAGGTCAAACCAGTGGTCAAGAATTGTTGTGGGAGTTACAGGGACTATTAGATACAACAGTGGAGGAAATTCTCTCCCTGGAAGATGATCATCTCAGTTGTTGTAGTTGGGGTTTATCTTTAGCTAGTATGCAACACGAAACTCAGTACACAAGACTATTCAGAAGTTAG
- the ureG gene encoding urease accessory protein UreG, which translates to MSAYRVGVAGPVGSGKTALVDALCKSLRESYKLAVVTNDIYTQEDAQFLVRSQALEKDRILGVETGGCPHTAIREDASMNLAAIEQLEEKFTDLDVVFLESGGDNLAATFSPELVDLTIYVIDVAAGDKIPRKGGPGITKSDLLVINKTDLAPYVGADLNVMERDTKRMRGDRPFILTNLKTQVGLTDVIDFIISKIC; encoded by the coding sequence ATGAGTGCCTATCGTGTAGGAGTAGCAGGACCTGTGGGTTCTGGCAAGACGGCTTTAGTGGATGCACTATGTAAATCATTGAGAGAGAGTTATAAATTAGCGGTTGTTACCAACGATATTTATACTCAAGAGGATGCACAATTTTTAGTTCGCTCTCAAGCATTAGAAAAGGATCGTATTTTGGGGGTGGAGACGGGGGGATGTCCTCACACAGCGATTAGAGAGGATGCTTCTATGAATTTGGCAGCTATTGAACAGTTAGAAGAGAAGTTTACCGATCTAGATGTGGTCTTTTTAGAAAGTGGGGGAGATAATCTAGCTGCTACATTTAGTCCGGAACTGGTGGATTTAACCATTTATGTTATAGACGTTGCTGCGGGGGATAAAATTCCCCGCAAGGGTGGACCGGGAATTACTAAGTCGGATTTACTGGTCATTAACAAAACTGATCTCGCTCCCTACGTTGGTGCAGATCTAAATGTTATGGAACGAGACACCAAGAGAATGCGTGGCGATCGCCCTTTTATCTTGACCAACTTGAAAACCCAAGTGGGATTAACAGATGTAATTGATTTTATCATATCAAAGATCTGCTAA
- the ureE gene encoding urease accessory protein UreE: MLILTKLKSDHGHTAFDLVLPLTAEERRRSRYRLILENHQEICWRLSRGKVLHHGDMLADESETTWIKIVAKPEPVLTVVGTTPIQLLRAAYHLGNRHVPVELTTDYLRLSPDLVLQSMLQKLQLEVTEEVAPFYPELGAYGDHHSHE; this comes from the coding sequence ATGTTGATATTAACAAAACTGAAAAGCGACCATGGTCACACTGCTTTTGACTTAGTTTTACCCCTTACTGCTGAGGAACGCAGGCGCAGTCGTTATCGCTTAATATTAGAAAACCATCAGGAAATATGTTGGCGTTTATCTCGCGGGAAGGTTCTTCATCATGGAGATATGCTCGCAGATGAAAGTGAAACAACTTGGATAAAAATTGTTGCCAAACCCGAACCTGTTTTGACAGTGGTTGGCACAACCCCTATACAATTACTACGAGCAGCTTATCACCTGGGCAATCGTCATGTACCAGTGGAACTTACTACTGATTATTTGCGCTTGTCTCCCGATTTAGTGCTACAATCGATGCTGCAAAAATTGCAGTTGGAGGTGACAGAAGAAGTGGCACCTTTTTACCCCGAACTAGGAGCTTATGGAGACCATCACTCTCACGAATAG
- a CDS encoding 2Fe-2S iron-sulfur cluster-binding protein: MTQTHTITVHNRQTGLSHRVQVPHDRYILHSAENNGVELPFSCRNGACTTCAVRVLSGEIYQPEAIGLSPELRRQGYALLCVSYACSNLEVETQDEDEVYELQFGRFFGKGKVRAGFPLEED, encoded by the coding sequence ATGACTCAAACCCACACAATTACAGTTCATAATCGCCAAACTGGCCTATCCCATAGGGTGCAAGTTCCCCATGATCGTTACATTCTCCACTCCGCAGAAAACAATGGTGTGGAATTGCCCTTTTCTTGTCGCAATGGGGCTTGTACCACCTGTGCTGTGAGAGTTTTATCCGGGGAAATTTACCAACCCGAAGCTATTGGTTTATCTCCAGAATTACGTCGTCAAGGTTACGCCTTGTTATGTGTAAGTTATGCTTGTTCCAACCTAGAGGTAGAAACTCAAGATGAGGATGAAGTTTATGAACTTCAATTCGGGCGATTTTTTGGCAAAGGTAAGGTAAGGGCTGGGTTCCCCTTGGAAGAAGACTAG